From Sphingopyxis sp. USTB-05, the proteins below share one genomic window:
- a CDS encoding metalloregulator ArsR/SmtB family transcription factor, whose protein sequence is MSELLDIFRALADPTRLRVVALLREMELAIGELAVVLDQSQPRVSRHVRILVEAGIVERRREGSWVFLRIAEGGAVAGIIGQAEKWPFSARETRVIAYDARRLAAVRDERAAAAERYFAEHAAEWDAIRSRHVAESQVEAAMLAMMHNRRLGHLLDIGTGTGRMAEIFAPTARRITALDRSPEMLRIARTKLEGQSVPVDLLQGDFLNLPVADASIDSVVIHQALHFAHEPDRVIAEASRVLRGGGHLLVVDFAPHEDEELRNLAAHARLGFSDAQIRGWFASAGLLLETTQTLEGGELAVKLWLGRRRSDEDQPPASEGGQSKRLAA, encoded by the coding sequence ATGAGCGAGCTACTCGACATTTTTCGCGCCTTGGCGGACCCGACGCGTCTGCGAGTCGTCGCGCTTTTGCGCGAAATGGAGCTTGCCATCGGTGAATTGGCGGTCGTTCTCGACCAAAGTCAGCCCCGCGTGTCACGCCATGTCCGGATCCTCGTCGAGGCAGGCATCGTCGAGCGGCGGCGCGAAGGGAGCTGGGTTTTTCTGCGTATTGCCGAGGGCGGAGCGGTTGCCGGGATTATCGGGCAGGCCGAAAAATGGCCTTTCTCGGCCCGTGAAACGCGGGTCATTGCCTATGATGCGCGGCGGCTGGCGGCGGTGCGCGACGAACGCGCAGCGGCAGCCGAGCGCTATTTTGCCGAACATGCTGCCGAATGGGATGCGATCCGCTCGCGTCACGTCGCCGAAAGCCAGGTCGAGGCCGCGATGCTCGCCATGATGCACAACCGCCGGCTAGGCCATCTGCTCGATATAGGTACCGGCACCGGCCGGATGGCGGAAATCTTCGCCCCGACCGCACGGCGCATCACTGCGCTTGATCGCAGTCCCGAAATGCTACGCATTGCGCGCACCAAGCTGGAGGGGCAGTCGGTTCCTGTCGACCTGCTGCAGGGCGATTTCCTGAATCTGCCCGTCGCCGACGCGAGCATCGACAGCGTCGTTATCCATCAGGCCTTGCATTTCGCGCACGAGCCCGACCGTGTGATCGCCGAAGCAAGCCGCGTGCTGCGCGGCGGCGGGCACCTGCTCGTGGTCGATTTCGCGCCGCATGAGGATGAAGAATTGCGCAATCTCGCGGCGCACGCCCGTCTCGGCTTTTCGGACGCGCAGATTCGCGGCTGGTTCGCTTCCGCAGGGCTGCTCCTCGAAACGACTCAAACGCTCGAAGGTGGGGAGCTGGCTGTAAAGCTATGGCTCGGCCGCCGTCGCAGCGACGAAGATCAACCCCCCGCCAGTGAAGGCGGACAAAGTAAAAGGCTTGCGGCATGA
- the metF gene encoding methylenetetrahydrofolate reductase — protein MTSNLNSLAEARRAAATPLFANLEGDIGVSFEFFPPKTEKMEAQLWDTFRTLEPLAPSFVSVTYGAGGSTRERTHATVARIAAESAVPPAAHLTCVEASRAEIDEVARAYWDAGVRHIVALRGDVPGGEPYRAHPDGYANAIELVAGLKAVAPFDISVAAYPEVHPDASCAEADLDNLKRKLDAGATRAITQFFFSPEAFLRFRDAAAAAGIDAPIIPGILPVSNVSQTRRMADMCGTAIPAWMVSLFDGLDDHPAARQLVAATIAAEMCRRLYAGGVRDFHFYTLNRAELSYAICHLLGLRPISTAKDQAA, from the coding sequence ATGACGTCGAATTTGAATTCGCTGGCAGAGGCGCGCCGCGCCGCAGCTACGCCGCTGTTTGCCAATCTCGAAGGCGACATCGGCGTCAGCTTCGAATTCTTCCCGCCCAAGACGGAGAAGATGGAAGCGCAGCTGTGGGACACCTTCCGCACGCTCGAACCATTGGCTCCGAGCTTCGTTTCCGTCACGTACGGCGCCGGCGGTTCGACGCGCGAGCGCACCCATGCGACCGTCGCGCGCATTGCCGCCGAAAGCGCCGTTCCCCCGGCGGCGCACCTGACATGCGTCGAGGCCTCGCGCGCCGAGATTGACGAGGTCGCGCGTGCCTATTGGGATGCGGGCGTGCGCCACATCGTCGCGTTGCGTGGGGATGTTCCGGGCGGCGAGCCGTACCGGGCGCATCCGGACGGCTATGCCAATGCGATCGAACTGGTCGCGGGGCTGAAAGCCGTCGCGCCGTTCGACATTTCGGTTGCCGCCTATCCCGAGGTGCACCCCGACGCGTCCTGCGCCGAGGCCGATCTCGATAATCTGAAGCGCAAGCTTGATGCGGGCGCTACGCGCGCGATCACGCAATTCTTCTTCTCGCCCGAGGCGTTCCTGCGTTTCCGCGATGCCGCGGCGGCTGCAGGGATCGATGCGCCGATAATTCCCGGTATCCTGCCGGTGTCGAACGTGTCGCAGACGCGGCGCATGGCCGACATGTGCGGCACGGCGATCCCCGCATGGATGGTGTCGCTGTTCGACGGTCTCGACGATCACCCTGCCGCACGCCAGTTGGTGGCGGCGACGATTGCCGCCGAAATGTGCCGCCGCCTGTACGCGGGCGGCGTGCGGGACTTCCATTTCTACACCCTCAACCGTGCCGAGCTCAGCTATGCCATCTGCCATCTGCTGGGATTGCGGCCGATTTCGACCGCAAAGGATCAGGCAGCATGA
- a CDS encoding homocysteine S-methyltransferase family protein, protein MTSKSISGAREALQAAAKERILLTDGGWGTQIQLRKLTEACYAGNLGLSHDQKGNNDILALTRPDVVTAIGEAYLAAGSDIVSTNTFSANRISQADYGAEALVADINIESARLGRETAVKYEALDGRRRFVAGAVGPTNKTLSLSPDVNNPGFREIDFDELKDVYLEQVVALAEGGADFILIETIFDTLNAKAGIAATLEAEAKIGRELPLMISMTLTDLSGRNLSGHTVEAFWYAVRHAKPLTIGLNCSFGASQLRPHVRVLSDIADALVMVYPNAGLPNELGEYDEMPDTTASLVREWAEHGQVNILGGCCGSTPAHIAAMAKAIERLAPRQIPDVPVRTRLAGLEPFTMAA, encoded by the coding sequence ATGACCTCCAAATCCATTTCGGGCGCACGTGAAGCCCTTCAGGCCGCGGCAAAGGAGCGCATCCTGCTCACCGATGGTGGCTGGGGAACCCAGATCCAGCTCCGCAAGCTGACCGAGGCTTGCTATGCGGGCAATCTCGGCCTGTCGCATGACCAGAAGGGCAACAACGATATCCTCGCGCTGACGCGTCCCGACGTTGTTACCGCGATCGGAGAGGCCTATCTCGCCGCGGGGTCGGACATCGTGTCAACGAACACGTTCAGCGCGAACCGCATTAGCCAAGCCGACTATGGCGCCGAGGCGCTGGTCGCCGACATCAACATTGAAAGCGCGCGGCTGGGACGCGAGACCGCGGTAAAATATGAAGCGCTCGACGGTCGCCGCCGCTTCGTCGCCGGTGCGGTCGGGCCGACGAACAAGACACTGTCGCTGTCGCCCGACGTCAACAATCCGGGCTTTCGCGAGATCGATTTCGACGAACTCAAGGATGTCTATCTGGAACAGGTGGTCGCGCTGGCCGAGGGTGGCGCCGATTTCATCCTGATCGAGACGATCTTCGATACGCTCAACGCCAAGGCGGGTATCGCCGCGACGCTGGAGGCCGAAGCGAAGATCGGGCGCGAACTGCCGCTGATGATCTCGATGACGCTGACCGACCTTTCGGGACGCAACCTGTCGGGCCACACGGTCGAGGCTTTCTGGTATGCCGTACGCCACGCCAAGCCGCTGACGATCGGGCTCAATTGCTCGTTCGGTGCGTCGCAGCTCCGTCCGCATGTCCGCGTCCTCTCCGATATCGCCGATGCGTTGGTGATGGTCTATCCGAACGCCGGCTTGCCCAACGAACTCGGCGAATATGACGAAATGCCCGACACGACCGCGAGCCTTGTGCGCGAATGGGCCGAACATGGCCAAGTCAATATCCTCGGTGGCTGCTGCGGATCGACACCCGCGCATATCGCGGCGATGGCGAAAGCGATCGAGCGGCTCGCGCCGCGGCAGATTCCCGATGTGCCGGTGCGCACGCGGCTTGCGGGGCTCGAGCCCTTTACCATGGCGGCCTGA
- a CDS encoding GNAT family N-acetyltransferase, giving the protein MPDNPTWTIREAGVDDAPALALIGAATFLETFAGILDGDAIVGHCAAQHNAAAYAAGLAAGARAWIAEAQPGGAPIGFALVGKPDLAAALEGDIELKRIYLLSRFHGTGLGAALMKRALEAAHGHRRLLLGVYARNERALAFYRKQGFVDLGTRQFNVGGKLYDDLVLARPLAA; this is encoded by the coding sequence ATGCCCGACAATCCGACATGGACGATCCGGGAAGCCGGAGTCGATGATGCGCCGGCGCTCGCGCTGATCGGCGCGGCGACCTTCCTCGAAACCTTCGCGGGCATTCTCGATGGCGATGCGATCGTCGGTCACTGCGCCGCACAGCATAATGCGGCTGCCTATGCGGCCGGTCTGGCGGCCGGCGCGCGCGCCTGGATCGCCGAAGCGCAGCCCGGCGGCGCGCCGATCGGATTCGCGCTGGTCGGCAAGCCTGACCTTGCTGCGGCACTCGAAGGCGATATCGAGCTGAAGCGCATCTATTTGCTGTCGCGCTTTCACGGCACCGGGCTCGGCGCGGCGCTGATGAAGCGGGCGCTGGAGGCAGCGCACGGTCATCGCCGTCTGTTGCTCGGTGTCTACGCCCGCAACGAGCGCGCGCTCGCCTTCTATCGCAAACAGGGTTTTGTCGACCTCGGCACGCGCCAGTTCAATGTCGGCGGCAAGCTTTACGACGATCTCGTCCTAGCCCGCCCGCTTGCCGCCTAA